From Neorickettsia helminthoeca str. Oregon, one genomic window encodes:
- the lepB gene encoding signal peptidase I, translating to MQYLSSTLNTLKNIHKNKTLWVIIGLILFRSVLYEPFIIPSGSMKSTLLVGDYIVTSKYAYGYSRYSFPFAPSFIKGNPRIFYDSPKRGDIVVFRNPHKASTNYIKRVIGLPGDRIQLINGDTYINGEPLKREEGPIFVDSDSSEIRSFIETLDNKRSYSILQETAEGPTNNTGVYYVPRNHFFVMGDNRDNSTDSRFLSAVGFIPAEYLVGRAERVLLSFGRSKSNLIPFRLRIERSWKSLRPLES from the coding sequence ATGCAATACCTATCAAGTACGCTGAACACGCTTAAAAATATCCATAAAAATAAGACTCTATGGGTGATAATAGGCCTCATTTTGTTTCGCAGCGTGCTGTATGAACCATTCATAATCCCATCCGGGTCAATGAAGAGTACATTACTTGTCGGCGACTACATTGTGACCTCAAAATATGCATATGGATATAGCCGGTATTCTTTTCCCTTTGCACCCTCGTTCATAAAGGGGAATCCAAGAATCTTCTATGATTCCCCAAAACGCGGCGACATTGTAGTCTTCAGGAACCCACATAAGGCGAGTACAAACTACATCAAGAGAGTCATTGGCTTACCTGGGGATAGGATTCAACTAATAAATGGAGATACCTACATAAACGGAGAACCCTTAAAAAGGGAAGAAGGTCCAATCTTTGTGGATTCCGACTCATCAGAAATACGAAGTTTCATAGAGACTTTAGACAATAAACGTTCCTACTCAATACTACAGGAAACCGCTGAAGGTCCAACCAACAATACAGGAGTCTATTATGTTCCGCGGAATCATTTCTTCGTCATGGGTGATAATCGAGATAACTCAACGGATAGTAGATTCCTTTCAGCTGTAGGCTTCATTCCGGCGGAATACCTGGTGGGAAGAGCAGAACGTGTTCTTCTCTCATTTGGAAGATCAAAGAGCAATCTAATTCCATTCAGGCTCCGCATTGAAAGAAGCTGGAAATCGCTACGCCCACTGGAGTCCTGA
- the mtaB gene encoding tRNA (N(6)-L-threonylcarbamoyladenosine(37)-C(2))-methylthiotransferase MtaB — translation MTKVITFGCRLNFYESDLIKDFLSSNNGEEIIVINTCAVTNEAERQVKQRIRRCHREDPNKKIIVVGCGVQLDPEGYLAIPGVFKVLGNIEKLQLENYKSEKRILVGDISAVDKDISRRKAVSPILSGRTRSFLEIQNGCDHDCTFCAITLARGKNRSVPVEVLIAEVREMAEAGVLEVVLTGVDITDYGKDLFGKPSLSYLIRAILDNVPELPRLRLSSVDVAELDDEFIGLFVSEPRLMPHIHLSLQSGDEMILKRMKRRHNLKQIRDFYSRVSSLRSVTAFGADIIAGFPTETEEMFLNTYRLIEELAIPYLHVFPFSPKKGTKAALMPQVDESIRKRRAKQLIELGKKKLREFYEAQIGQVHNVVLERDNIGRSENFSVVKLDHAVEGPSTLKVRINSCNSDMLIGQII, via the coding sequence ATGACTAAAGTCATTACGTTCGGGTGTAGGCTGAACTTCTATGAAAGCGATCTAATTAAGGATTTTTTAAGTTCCAATAACGGAGAAGAGATCATTGTGATTAACACTTGTGCTGTCACGAATGAAGCTGAGCGTCAGGTCAAACAAAGAATAAGAAGATGTCACAGAGAAGATCCGAATAAAAAGATCATAGTCGTGGGTTGCGGAGTCCAGCTTGATCCAGAGGGCTATCTTGCTATTCCAGGTGTTTTTAAGGTTCTAGGTAACATAGAGAAGCTACAGCTCGAGAATTACAAATCTGAAAAGCGAATTTTAGTAGGGGATATTTCAGCTGTGGATAAGGATATCTCTCGGCGTAAAGCTGTATCCCCAATTTTGTCAGGACGGACTAGGAGTTTTTTAGAAATACAAAATGGTTGCGATCATGATTGTACTTTCTGTGCTATTACGCTTGCAAGAGGGAAAAATCGTTCAGTGCCAGTTGAAGTACTTATTGCAGAGGTCCGCGAAATGGCGGAAGCAGGTGTCTTGGAAGTAGTACTTACAGGGGTAGATATCACGGATTATGGTAAGGACCTTTTCGGGAAACCATCATTAAGTTATCTAATAAGGGCAATTCTGGATAATGTCCCGGAGTTACCAAGGTTACGGCTTTCATCAGTGGATGTCGCAGAACTGGATGATGAGTTCATTGGATTATTCGTCAGTGAACCCCGTCTTATGCCACATATTCATCTCAGTCTACAGTCCGGCGATGAGATGATCCTAAAAAGAATGAAAAGAAGACATAATCTCAAACAGATTAGGGATTTTTATTCAAGAGTTTCTTCGTTGCGTTCAGTCACTGCTTTCGGGGCGGATATCATTGCTGGCTTCCCAACTGAAACTGAAGAAATGTTTCTGAATACTTATCGACTGATCGAAGAACTTGCTATTCCGTATTTACATGTTTTCCCTTTTTCACCGAAGAAGGGAACGAAAGCTGCATTAATGCCCCAGGTTGATGAATCGATCCGAAAGAGACGCGCAAAGCAACTCATAGAATTAGGCAAAAAAAAATTGCGGGAATTTTATGAAGCCCAGATAGGGCAGGTACATAATGTCGTCCTGGAAAGGGATAATATCGGGAGAAGCGAAAATTTCTCTGTGGTCAAGTTGGATCATGCAGTCGAAGGTCCAAGTACTTTAAAAGTAAGGATAAATAGTTGCAATTCAGATATGCTAATTGGCCAGATTATATAG